In Chitinophaga oryzae, the sequence ATCATTTTGTGATTTTTTCAGGGTAATGTCCAGCTGCCTGATCTGGTGGAGTCTTTCGGTACCGGTAAAAATAGACCATGACAAGTTGAGTCCCAGCGCGGAGGCGCCGAAACCCTGCTTATACAGGTCTCCGAACTTGGTGGAAAACCAGTTGACCCCATAGTTGACGAAAAAGTTCAGCTGGGGCAGATAAGCCATCTTCTTGCTTTTCAGGTTCAGTTCATTAAGGGTGATCTGGGTGTTCTGGATGCTGTATTCCACGCGGTCTTCCACTTTATAGCTGAGCGTATCGGTGGAAAACGCTTCCACATTGAGGTCCTGTACGGTTTCGCGGAGTTCGAGGTTACTTTCCTGGGGCATGCCCATCTGGAACTTGAGTAACTGCATCGTATATACGAGTTCGCGGACCTGGTTTTCGATCTGGGTCACCCCATTATTATAGGACACCTGTATCCGGTCCACGTCTACCCTTTCGGACACGCCGGCATCATAGCGGGCTTTGGTATCGGAGAGGGTTTTGCGGAGCTGGTCGAGATTAGCTTTGGAGAGGCGGATATTTTCCTGGTTGGTGAGTACCGCGTAGTAGGCTTTGATGATGGCCACTTTGGTATCTATCTCCGTGCGGGTCAGGTTTTTGGTGGCCAGTCCGCGGTATACGCGGGAGGCTTTCAGTCCGAGGAAATAATCGCTCTGAAAGATGGTCTGGTTGACCTGCCCGGTGGCGTTGGAAGAGAAGCGGGTACCGAATTGCACCGGTATTTTCCGGTCATAGTTGCCGCTGGCGATGTCGGGGATCAGGGAGGTAGCCAGTTTCATATTGTCGGTGAAGTTGGCATTGATATCCGCAT encodes:
- a CDS encoding TolC family protein, yielding MDTTRGNFAFNLADCIQYGIAHHHDMVNANLDVDFSREQVKEATAKLLPHADINANFTDNMKLATSLIPDIASGNYDRKIPVQFGTRFSSNATGQVNQTIFQSDYFLGLKASRVYRGLATKNLTRTEIDTKVAIIKAYYAVLTNQENIRLSKANLDQLRKTLSDTKARYDAGVSERVDVDRIQVSYNNGVTQIENQVRELVYTMQLLKFQMGMPQESNLELRETVQDLNVEAFSTDTLSYKVEDRVEYSIQNTQITLNELNLKSKKMAYLPQLNFFVNYGVNWFSTKFGDLYKQGFGASALGLNLSWSIFTGTERLHQIRQLDITLKKSQNDLDFLSQQIKLEVKSANTSYESNKATFVTQKTNMTLTQGIYDRIVMKFEQGVATSLDVISAESQLTQARTDYVNAMLATLISKTDLDKAMGRIK